Sequence from the Spirochaetaceae bacterium genome:
CGGCCAGCATCAACACCGCGATGGCCGCGAATGCCAGGGTGTAGGCAAGAAACACGTGTCGCGTGCTTGCCTGGATCGAGATCCAGCTTGCCACCAGCGGTCCGAGCCCGAAGCCGAGCCCGCCCACCAGCGTCTGCAGTCCGAACAGCATCCCGCGCTGCGCGCGTGCGCTGTGTGCCGACAGGTAGGCCTGCGCGAACGGTTGCACCCCACCGAAAGCGAATCCGCTGATCGTAAAAAACAGGGCGAAGAACAGCACTCCGGGTGCGAAGAAGGTGGGCAGCGCCAGCGCCGCGCCCACCCCCGAGCAGACGGCAATCAGCCATAGCTTGTTGACGCGGTCTCCGAGGCGTGCCAGCGTGATGCCGGACAGGGCGGCCATCGCCGCCGACCCCGCGATGATCAGTCCAGTGACGGCGGCATCGCCGGAACCGCCGATGTTGCCGCGCAGCTCGGCGACGTACAGCGGCAGGAACGCCATCGGCTGGGCACGGGCAAAGCGCAACAGGAACAGCACGAAGAACAGCACAAGAAAGGGCAGGGTGAGCAGGTCGCGTATCGAGCCGCGGGACGCGGCCGACGCGTCTGTCGTGCGCCGGCGCCATGCCGAGCGCTCCTCACCGGGCTCTTCGAGAAACAGCACCACCACGACCATTCCGACCGCCACAACCCCGGCACCGACGAAGAACGACGCGCGAAAGCCGAACAGGTCGGCGGAGATGCCACCGAGCAGCGGCCCCAGGCTGTGGCCGATGAAGGTGGCGGAGCCGAGGAATCCCAGCGCCCGCGTGAGGTGGGCGTTCGGTGTGCCCGCGGCGACCAGGGTGGCGGCGGCGGTAACCGATCCGGAGAAGAACCCCTGCAGTGCCCGGATCAGGAACACCATCTCCACCGAACGCGCGAATGCCAGCGTGATTGCCAGGATGATGGTCGAGGCGAGGGCGCGCACGATCATGACCTTGCGCCCGAAGCGGTCGGAGATCATTCCCCAGAACGGCGCCGCGAGCGCCATCCCCACTCCCGGGACGGCAGCCGTCACGCCCACCCACAGCTTCAGGGAGCTTGGATCGCTCACCCCCAGTTCGCTCATGAACAACGGGACGAACGGCAAGATGAAGCCGAAGCCGGTGAGGGTCAGGATCTGCGCGAACCAGGCCAGGTAGAGGTTCTTGCGCCACTGCTCCACCGGCGATCTCAGCGGGCGGCGTGCGCCGCCAGAAATGGCATCACGGCGGCCAGAAATTCGTGCGGGCGATCGCTGTGGATGCCGTGCCCGGCCCCCGCCACGTGGCGCACCTGAACGCGGCACGGGTTGCCGGCCATGGCGTTGCGCGCCTGTACCTGCCGCGCCACCAGCGGGCTGACGATCGCGCCCGCGGCCACGTCGCCGGTCAGCAGCAGGGTGGGGGCGGCGAGATCGGGCACGAAACGGCTCCAGTGCTCCCGGTCCACCAGCCACTCCAGCACCGCCGGCGAGAGACGGCGGCGGTCCGCCATGAGTTCCTCGGTCAGCGCCGGCGGGAATCCGCGCCGGGGTCCGGCGAGTTGCGCACGCAGCTCCGCATCGGGCAACCGCTGCTCCGCCAGCAACTGGTCGTGCCACTCGCGGCGCATCGCCCGGCGCACGCTGAACGGCAATGGCCACCAGGGCGGATCCTCCAGCACCACGCACGCCACCCGGTCGGGATGGCGCGCGGCACAGCAGGCGACGTTCTCGGCGCCCATCGACTGTCCGACCAGGGATGCGCGTCCGATGCCGAGGCCGTCCAGAACCGCGACCAGGTCGGCCGCGTGGTGGCGGGCCGAATATCGGAGCCGGTGTGCGGCAGCGCCGGCGAGGGCGCTGCGGCCGTGACCGCGGGCATCGACGGCGATCACCTCGCAACGGCGCGCCAATGCCGGCACCACCGGATGCCACTGCAGGGCGCTGGAGGTGAGGCCGTGTGCCAACATTACCGGCGCGCCGGCGCCGCAACGGTACACTGTCAGCGGGCCGCCGGCGCCGCGTACCACGACGCGCCGCCCGCGCAGCGGCGCCAACTCGGCGTCCATGGAGGCGCGGGTGCGACCGGGTGACGCAGCGGCGACCCTATCGGTTTCGGGCATGCGTCTCCCTCCCGTGGGCGCCGAGTGCAAGGGTGTCCCGCGCCGGCATCGATTCTCGCTTGCGGGGCTGACCGGGTGACCGCACCATCAACCGCTCGCGCCGCCGGCGGGCGCTTGCGAGGGCAGCCGAAAGAATGAGACACTGTCCATGTCCGTGCATCATACGCTG
This genomic interval carries:
- a CDS encoding MFS transporter, which encodes MEQWRKNLYLAWFAQILTLTGFGFILPFVPLFMSELGVSDPSSLKLWVGVTAAVPGVGMALAAPFWGMISDRFGRKVMIVRALASTIILAITLAFARSVEMVFLIRALQGFFSGSVTAAATLVAAGTPNAHLTRALGFLGSATFIGHSLGPLLGGISADLFGFRASFFVGAGVVAVGMVVVVLFLEEPGEERSAWRRRTTDASAASRGSIRDLLTLPFLVLFFVLFLLRFARAQPMAFLPLYVAELRGNIGGSGDAAVTGLIIAGSAAMAALSGITLARLGDRVNKLWLIAVCSGVGAALALPTFFAPGVLFFALFFTISGFAFGGVQPFAQAYLSAHSARAQRGMLFGLQTLVGGLGFGLGPLVASWISIQASTRHVFLAYTLAFAAIAVLMLAARLLGRRFTRYLPARPPAVAGAPAGAVRENRRRPPRREVE
- a CDS encoding alpha/beta hydrolase; the protein is MPETDRVAAASPGRTRASMDAELAPLRGRRVVVRGAGGPLTVYRCGAGAPVMLAHGLTSSALQWHPVVPALARRCEVIAVDARGHGRSALAGAAAHRLRYSARHHAADLVAVLDGLGIGRASLVGQSMGAENVACCAARHPDRVACVVLEDPPWWPLPFSVRRAMRREWHDQLLAEQRLPDAELRAQLAGPRRGFPPALTEELMADRRRLSPAVLEWLVDREHWSRFVPDLAAPTLLLTGDVAAGAIVSPLVARQVQARNAMAGNPCRVQVRHVAGAGHGIHSDRPHEFLAAVMPFLAAHAAR